The genomic interval ACAAAGTCCCTAAGAAGCGAAGAATGCCATGGACGAACTAACCTACCTTAGGGGGCTAAATAGATGTCATGCTTGTGGTTGTTTGTCATATTTAGCTCATTTGGTTAACTAACTTACTTGGTTCAGGCTGATTCTCTGAACCATTTGATCCTCTTTGATAGTGTGACATCTTAATTAGTATTATAcagagaaaaattaaaagggaagcTAGGTGCACAGATCTTTGGTGTGCAAATGATAGACCGGTGGTCCATTATATCAATTGGTTTATTTTGATGGACCCTACTTATTAAATAATTGAGGTCCATCATAATTCATCAATTAAAAATAGTGGATTATCTTCTTGTCCATAATTTACGGATTAGAGGATCCCGCCTAATGTGAGAATCCGCTTGTCCTTCCAAATTTGTCTAATAATTTATGTGTGAATTCAGGTCATTCATATCTAGAATTAGTTAAAGTGTTGGACcgaaaactcaattaaaaataaataaataaagggcaattctaattttattattgttaaaatGACACGGGctgaaaaatatgaaaataacacCTCACCCTAAGTTTTCTTTCCTAATTACCTCTCTCTGCTTAGCCGGTCCAACAATTTTGTATCACTTTTGGCCTAAAACTGTTGTGTATAAATCTTGAACTGTTATATGATAGAAATCTTATGTGGACGACGAACACATCATGTAATACGATTTGTTGTCCTTCAGGATGGTGCAGTGTGATTAAGATATAAGGTATTGGGATTGAAATTTGATATATTTGAGTATGTCTTTTTTCATATCTTGACCAACtatactaatggctagtagtcatccgtaatttatctcttttatattGGCCTAGAAATAGATCGATGGGAGTAATAAGATGATCTCATAATTTATTTTACTTCATATAATCTGAGGATGAATTATAAATAACATATGAGATAAAAGTAATTTGCTACAAAAGGAATACGATTCAATAATTTATCAAACACGCAAATCAATTTAAACTCATATAATCATTTTAGTTAAAAATTACTACACGTagcaattttgattaaaattattacctattattttttatctaaaattaccacactaattaattataataatattattggaAGAAGTGGTAGGGGAGAAGGGGGAAAGAAATCCTAGAGATAATTGGGAGATGATTGATTTAGTCCTATCAAATTTTAATCccatgaaatttttttattaatcatccgATAAATCAGAAAAATATAGATGAGCCACGGTAAATGGCCCAACACTAATTAGAGCATGTTTTGAATATTAAGTGCTCTAAAATACtctattatataaataaaaatctccaataatcaaaGTCAATGTAATAATTTAAAAAGCTTACATTTCTTAAACCCTGGAATAATTAGTCTAAGTGTACTCTGCTAATGAAACATACACGACCAAATAAACTGTCACAACAACATTTCATTTCTGGTCATTGTGGTCCCCACCTGCTAGATTTTCACTTCGTGCTCCGTTCCAAAGCAACAGCTCCACAAATCCACCACCGATGGTAAAACACTTTGACTACCAATCATCTGTATCTATTAACAGGAGTTCTATTAATTAAAAGGGATTAATGACCAGTCCCAGTGAAACAGAGAAAGGATTCTGAAAGCTTATAAGATGAACCAAGGCAAACAATCAAACCTCATGCATCAACAAGACGAAGAGTTTCTCGGAGAAAGATACACTAGGCTTTTTAACTTTCTGGTATGAACTTGTATCTGTTCCTTCAAAACTTTGGTTTCATCTCTAAAGTAATCGGCCACCTTTGCTGCCTTCTGCAATCCGCAGAACAAAGTCGAATCAGCATGGAAGCAGCAGCTGCAGCAGGGTGGAACTCTCATGCGGTGAGCTAGGGGATCATCAAATTTTGAAAAACCGCAAGGCATCTACaagaattataattataattataattataatcccCTTTTTGGCGATTGATAGGGAGTGGAAGGAGACGTGTTCGATCAATGGGAGGTGATGGAGCAGCTCACTGCACAGCAAATTGCAGACCTGCACCAATCTGTCTCCTCAGAGAACCACCATTCCCTGATGTCCCCGGAGCCAGCGAACTCTCTCAACGCCAGATTAAGTACCTCCTCCCCGAGCATCCTTTCTTTCGGCAAACCTGAGAATCATGACAGCTTTGTTGGGGCGGCGAGTCCAAAGAAAGAGATGGATGTTCTGGCACAGTACGGGTCCAAGAGGCACTTTGAGACCATGTTCGGGCAGCAGCATCAGGCATCCAACTTCGGAGTGAACGTGGTGAAGAAGCCGAGCTACAGCAACAAAGAGCACATCATcgccgagaggaagaggagggagaagcTTAATCAGAGATTCATAGCCTTGGCAGCTATAGTTCCAGGCCTCAAGAAGGTTCGTTCCATTTCTCCAGTACCACATTGCAGTCTGAATCTCCAAATTCTAAGTAGGAACAATTTCTTGTAGACGGACAAGGCCTCTGTTCTCAGCGATACCATCAAGCACTTGAAACAACTCCAAGAGAAGGTGAGTTTCCTCGAAGACCAAACCGCGAAGAAGACCATTGAGTCGGCTGTTTGGGTCAAGAAAGCTCATCTACGTCACGATGATGGCATCTCCGAATTGCTTCCGAAGATCGAAGCCAAGATGTTCGAGAACACCGTCCTCGTAAAGATTCATTGCGAGAAGCACAAAGGTGTGGTAGTGAAAGCGCTTTCGGAGATCGAAAAGATCCATCTATCCGTCGTCAACACTAGCGTCATACTTTTCACAAGTTCTTCCCTTGATATTACCGTGATGGCTCAGGTTAGGAACAATTTGCGACAAAGGAATTCAATTGTCTCTGCTTAATTAACCCATCTGATCGGTGCTTGCTTGGGTGGTGGCCAACAGATGGAAGAGGGGTTCCACATAACTGCAAAGGATGTTGTGAAGAAGCTGAGTTCTGCTTTCAGACAGCCCCTTTGAAAGCACTTGTTGCAGGAAAGATGAGCGATCATCTATAAAAAGGCCATATGATTTCCACATCCATTTTCTTGTTGCAATTTTTCTATGGTTGCATGTTCAAGTTCTTGCTGAAACACCAGAATCACTATAATTTTGAGGGATGTTCTTGGAGTTTTATTGCCTCCCTTGACTCTCTTTTGGTTCGCATCCAAATGCTTGATGGTTGAAGAAGAGAATGTTCATAGTCAAATAAGAAATGGGTGTTTACTAATCAAAAGGCCTTGTTTAAAAGTATACAAATATACTTTAAGTTCTCTATCTATATGTAcaattagattaatttcgaaattACGAACACAGAGAGTGTAAATTtcataaaattagaaaattgttAGTTCTCGCTTAATGTTCAGATTTTatgttttcttttggttctttTATGCCAAAACTAAAAAAGCTAGATTGAGATACAACCTTCTTATTTcagtaatttttttcttttaaaaaataggaatatgatcatatatttttattgtatttGGTAACATTTTTATAATACCAAAGTGAAATTAGCTCTTGGACTTTGAATGAAGATGTTTTTGATGAACATCCAAAGAACAATTAACATTTAATAATCTTGGGTTGAGTGGAAAAATCAAATCTCGGAATTATGTTTGTTCCCCTCATTAATTAACTCGGGACCCTCCTACAATATGTATGATTGTAAATAAATTGAATGTTCATAAATAAATTTGGTATTTGACTTAATAAGAACTTATTTATGATAGTTCAATACACAcaacacaagatcaattaaatcaACATATCTAaacaactcattaaattaaatgaaaaagTTTAAATACATATGTGCTCAACTcgttaatatttatgaataatattcatgaacattatttatgaataaaattattatcaacatgctaaataaacaaAGAAACTTTAACAAATAAGTTTGTATTATTATGCTCAATAGCcaattaaaaagtttaaaatataaaaatttcaaacaatcttAAATTGAAAGgtcaataacatctaaacaaatcaagttcaagttaaacttaatcaagctcaagcttataaaaagaaataaagtcaagtttaaataatcattttaatatcttaatttattttaaattcgattatcttattaaataaatttgaacagtataaaatttaatttagtaaTCTCgtttagggatgacaatgggtatGATTTTATATCCTCTGTATCCATCCCTATTTGTTATATCCATACTCATATTTGTTCTCATACTCATTGGGTATTTAACTTTCATATCCATCCATATACTCGTCAGAGGATCAAGTGTCTATATCCTACCTATCATTCTATTACTAcctactaatttttaaaataaataaataaataaattatttcaatgTACTTTTCTGATCTTCCTCATCTTGTGCTCTTTCGATATAGTGAACATTTCTTATGGAAAAGAAGATTAGATATGTGTTGGTGATCGGATAAAGaggtaaattataaattaaactttTTTATGAGGTGGAAAATGGACTAAGGTTATTtcctttttcaaataaaaaaaggattatatatatatatatatataagattttACCATATCCGCCTTCATACCCATACCCAAATACCCAACTATTATAATCGGGTATAAAAATTTCCTATATATCCTCCTCCATTCAGGTCGGATGTTAGATTCCTTATTAGATCCGGagaaaattatcatccctaatcTCGTTCAACACCCTAAcaatgtgagatctcggaaaaatttaattaatagggttatttgagaaatagccttatagaatttttttggaatttttagaaattttctgggaatttttcggatctcgtaagacatgttttgaggggatcaatttcgggttcgggttaaacttgtttgggatacccgtttaatggaggaaatgttttatttataaaacatttcccttttctttttattttccccAAACGCCGAACTCGACCCTCCTCTCCACTGCGATTTTCTCTCCTTCCCCGATACCCTCTGCTCACGCTGCCTCTCGCTCACGGACGAATCGGCGCCGACAGAaacggagctccggcgatcttcctctGCCGGCATCGACGCCTAGTAAGCCCAGATCTAGCCAAGGCCCTTCTCGTTCTAGCTCTGATCTCTTCTCCTCGCCACTGGTTCTCTCACGGGGACGAGCCGACGCTATTGAATCGAGCCCGATCCATTCGATCGCCGGAATGAAGAGGCAATTAGGGCTTCGAGGCTAGCTTCGATTTCTTCTTCTCTGGATGTTCTCCGATCTGTGCCCTAGCACGGTCTACGGTTCCCTCTGCCCTTGATCGATCGCCGGTGCAGATTAGGGCTCGGAGCACAGAGGTGAGGAAATATCTTCGactatcttcttctttttttccgTGTGCAATTGTGCCCTAGATCCTTCATCAGCTTCGATCAGTCATCGCGATGACAAGCCGTGCCACCAAATCGTTGCGTGGAGATGCCTTAGGGCGTTGAGGGTAGGCAATCGAATCTGCTTTCTCGCTGTGGTTGTGTTCTTGTTGCAATCCATGCCCTAGATCCATCATCAGTGCTTTGCTTGGTCCAAGTTGTTGGCATTTGGTAAGTTTTGGATAGGTAAGGTTGCTACTGGATTTTTGGTAATAAATAACTTTATGGTTGTTTCTCTGATCCTCTTTTGTCTAGGCAATGCGGAGGTTCCCAACAAGAGTAGTTGTGTTCTTCCGAGGAATTTCAGCAGTTACGATCCCTAGCTGTGGATAAGCAGTGGCTATAAGCAGACGTAAGGTCAGTGTGTACGCTTTCTAGTGGTGATTTGTGTATCTCATTACGGTATTGTGTTGATTGGGTGTTTCCTTTTTGGATCCGGGCAATGAAGAGGTGTTCGACAAGAGTTGTGGTGTTTCCAGCAGCAGCTACATCATACCGGCAGCAACCTTTTCGGCTGTGAATTTGGGTAAGATGATTTGATTGATTAGGCTTATTGTAAATCCTAATTCAAATAGATTTGTtcgaatcgattgaggagttagatgatccaattagggtttataattggatctggattttcgttagcttctcgaggatttgatttagctaatttatttatatgtaattaactAAATCTGGATACTATgtgtcacaggactttgacgcgagacgagcatctcgacgttggatttgattggattggacctgctatttggaggcgggtacctcttgacttatcttttatgatattgtcattggatatgtatagtattttataactacatgcaatgaacatgtttgcctttggtatgtcactgtttgatatccatagcatgttaggtttgtcacctatGATGTATCCGtaattatatctcgtgatttgttgtcatgattatcttgttactatgagtatcttagtttctagagtgacataccatgcttactgaggttaggactaggatttggattattgtttctggcctgtgtatctagattatctgatacttaggtttttgggccatatcagatttgtgtacctctatttgtgtatcatatatgattcgggtgtttagaccctgattctttgatttgtgtatattgttggtacatatgctatggaagagggatatgatttgggtctaggttgttataccttagaggacttgtataccctagatccgtggatttgacttactgatactgtggtacccatattatgtatatatggattttttctatgctgatcaggatattccatacttattatgttcaggacataggatttttgatattttatctgacctgtgtactctagatcttggtatgtgaccatcgcttttacagtacccattttgtatgtatggatatggttatgttgatcagtttttgccatgcttagtgtcatgcatcatgattgcatctttgcgatagtcgactccattgttgttgagcacatcgccattaCATGGAttcgcacacaccaccactcatgggttagtggtcgattcgggtgtgtgttgcagcagggactttgtttggctacgttggtccgctcatgggtagtgtgacacaacgtgttagccggtagggattcctcccgtcatcgtgtactgggagttgagagcattgagctccccatttatgatttggggtcacagggaCAGAGTACTCGACaagatccgtccactcggtccaCTCATCGGGCGGTGACAGAGTGTACTGGTTGTCacacctacccactcggtctcgccatttgtgtgtgagatgatcgatcggggtgaccaagacgcatcattgacatcatatgcatttatttcttgtgattgtgtttcctgcatttggttggatgcatatgtttgacatgcatccaggatttaggacttggtttgatgacccttttgtttggataggagttctggtgagtactgcttccttagttaccttcggttttgcatctttcctagatatatgattaggaagctgtattccatgtttattgctattagatatatcttactaggcatgtctattggtattcgctgagttgttgaactcacccccgtggactctatatttttcaggtaccaggttatttatggtgtcgcttggagcatcctgtctgctggtccccacgtcacatcagaagacttatcgatttcacgtatgttttgtttgtttatgtatcagtttgtttagctctgtactccggttttgtttttggagtgttgatgtcgttatgtggtattttgtatttgttgttggttgtgtaagcctagccggctagcagttttgtgttttgattttggtacagccgagtgggctgctttattttttttactgcgtggttgtgtcagccagaggctgaatttgatattaactgcgtggtgtttgttttcttttattgttgttattccagccgcatgtggctgaggtatatagtgcttgtagaaaagtttcagattgtccgccgtacaggggagatgttgccgaaatttcttcggacagagactcctctggggcgtgacaaacaaCATGCAATCTCCTAAGGCACATGTTTTTATTCTTTTTAGACTAACTGACCTAtgtttttttaaagtaattttactaaactatttaaagtatTGTATCACTTTTTTCGTAAAATTCGATCCCAATTAGTAGGGTTGTAAACGAGCTGAGCCGAGCTGAGCTGAACCGAATTGAACCGatctttggggtgttcaagtttgtttgataaggtaactaaACTGAGTATAgacgagcttaaaatgaactaaacttttgaaatgattgttcaaccTTGGCTTGCTTTatattttatgagcttgagcttatttGAAACTTGGCTTGACTTGGTTCGTtcagatgttatcgagctctcaattcaaatttggcttgagcttggttcgagtttgGTTAGTTTAAATGCTATCGAGCTCTCAATCaaagcttatttgattgtttgaaaattttagttagcttattgattattgagtttgataatttaaacttatttatttattttattttattatttatttagtatattgataagagttttattaatgaatatggttcatgaacactGTTCAAGaatgttgttcacgaatgttATTCAGAATGTTAACGAGTTGAacatgttaggatctcttcgtacggctagagagggggggtgtgaatagccgaccccaattgctcgcgtttctttctacaaactagggttagcgcagcggaaactaaatgcagaaagaaaacaggagaagaaatcaaacctctacgcaaggatgtaacgaggttcggagatgaaactcctactcctcggcgtgtccgtaaggtagacgaagcctatcaatccgtcggtggatgagtctccggaaaatcggctaaatcaaactccttgtgggtggagaaacctcgccacaatcacttgcaacagcaagctaagagtacaagagaatagcaagaacaaaatacaacaggaatgtaaacacagtagcttgccttctcgtcgactggggtcccggatgaagtagcaacttcacggacagatgcaacaagcaactcagcagcagctaatccagtcgtggaatgaagctcacgcgaagcttcgacaaggaggagctcaacaaagctcaagcacaacagcacttcgcaacaggaaggaagaagaagaagtagtcgtgcagtagcagccctcgacccctttatacctgcgaagaagacagcgaagaaactagccgttgcgtcgcaacgctAGAACCTGATCGATCGGGCCGTCGGCCTAAGCGCATAAAGcttttgtcaccgatcggtcccggaccgatcggtgtcgcgatcaagcCACGATCGGTCTTGCCACCGATCgagccatgggtggatcggtcgcagaccgatccaggccttcttctcgcgaggttgcgttgcctcgatcggtctcggccGATCGATTATcgatgagccatcgatcgattcgatcggtcaccaccgatcgtggcaaacgcagatatccggatcggtcaccgcaccgatccaaacttctcaccctagacctaaggcttccacaccaacattcggtcaaccttgactgttggtacatcattctagcatccgg from Zingiber officinale cultivar Zhangliang chromosome 6B, Zo_v1.1, whole genome shotgun sequence carries:
- the LOC121990448 gene encoding transcription factor bHLH25-like; this encodes MEAAAAAGWNSHAGVEGDVFDQWEVMEQLTAQQIADLHQSVSSENHHSLMSPEPANSLNARLSTSSPSILSFGKPENHDSFVGAASPKKEMDVLAQYGSKRHFETMFGQQHQASNFGVNVVKKPSYSNKEHIIAERKRREKLNQRFIALAAIVPGLKKTDKASVLSDTIKHLKQLQEKVSFLEDQTAKKTIESAVWVKKAHLRHDDGISELLPKIEAKMFENTVLVKIHCEKHKGVVVKALSEIEKIHLSVVNTSVILFTSSSLDITVMAQMEEGFHITAKDVVKKLSSAFRQPL